In Daphnia magna isolate NIES linkage group LG5, ASM2063170v1.1, whole genome shotgun sequence, a single genomic region encodes these proteins:
- the LOC116922927 gene encoding abl interactor 1 isoform X1 has product MAQRTLSLNVKAPVRPAPPPPLNIAKVNTSHVQHAVPVSSSTRAPPRPAAEPKKKMAPPRPPPPKASAQLKAVQSAVVFAGMISQPKKQNQALLTSSVTAPDLLINWDSPPTSPTPGRSSSDGLSLKSFGSDSSGTHGAFSTMTRSESGFESEPDAWSETAVTTAAPAKNENLKPFTMPTIIRPNRSRPHPPAIKSSTHLQVLEKIASIPVAPVNYPRSSSPYLADLLDLDVTQDDYSPPEPSIPPPAPPSFLLNSSLADAAVAALSSSSPPRSLELDSPDVGSAVALFDYQSSHSGDLNFKEGDRIVLISQVNDEWYRGSIGSSEGMFPASFVRVDVPLERKSTTSNRAVALYAFTAETDQDLSLKEGDIVRVIESVGNGWLFGEDLSGRRGQFPESFVRLEH; this is encoded by the exons ATCCAGTACTAGGGCACCCCCCAGACCAGCTGCAGAACCCAAGAAGAAAATGGCTCCACCAAGGCCCCCGCCACCCAAGGCCAGTGCTCAGCTGAAGGCAGTGCAGAGTGCTGTTGTTTTTGCTGGAATGATTTCACAGCCCAAGAAACAAAATCAGGCTCTGCTGACTTCATCGGTGACGGCACCAGATCTCCTAATCAATTGGGATTCACCGCCGACATCACCAACTCCTGGCCGATCATCCAGCGATGGTCTAAGTCTCAAGAGCTTCGGGTCAGACAGCAGCGGCACACATGGCGCATTCAGCACGATGACTCGGAGCGAAAGTGGTTTTGAGAGTGAACCCGACGCATGGAGTGAAACAGCTGTCACTACGGCCGCACCCGCCAAAAATG AGAACTTGAAACCATTTACCATGCCCACAATAATCCGGCCGAATCGATCCAGACCGCATCCTCCGGCCATCAAATCGTCGACCCATCTGCAGGTTTTGGAAAAGATTGCCTCCATTCCAGTTGCGCCCGTCAACTATCCGCGATCGTCTTCGCCTTACTTGGCCGATTTGCTCGATTTGGACGTCACGCAGGACGACTATTCGCCCCCAGAGCCTTCCATTCCGCCACCAGCTCCGCCTTCCTTTCTGTTGAATTCATCTCTTGCCGACGCTGCTGTTGCCGCCCTTTCCTCTTCGTCGCCTCCGCGCTCCCTTGAACTGGACTCGCCCGATGTTGGATCGGCCGTGGCTCTCTTTGATTACCAGAGTTCTCACTCTGGGGATCTTAACTTTAAG GAAGGGGACAGGATCGTCTTGATATCTCAAGTGAACGATGAATGGTACAGAGGGTCTATCGGTTCTTCGGAAGGAATGTTTCCAGCAAGTTTCGTTCGCGTCGACGTCCCGTTGGAGCGCAAGTCGACCACTTCAAATCGAGCAGTGGCCTTGTACGCCTTTACAGCCGAAACCGATCAGGATTTGAGTTTAAAG GAAGGTGACATTGTTCGAGTGATTGAATCCGTTGGCAACGGCTGGCTTTTTGGAGAGGATTTGTCCGGTCGGCGAGGTCAATTTCCCGAATCTTTTGTCCGCCTAGAGCACTGA
- the LOC116922927 gene encoding abl interactor 2 isoform X2, with protein sequence MAQRTLSLNVKAPVRPAPPPPLNIAKVNTSHVQHAVPVSSTRAPPRPAAEPKKKMAPPRPPPPKASAQLKAVQSAVVFAGMISQPKKQNQALLTSSVTAPDLLINWDSPPTSPTPGRSSSDGLSLKSFGSDSSGTHGAFSTMTRSESGFESEPDAWSETAVTTAAPAKNENLKPFTMPTIIRPNRSRPHPPAIKSSTHLQVLEKIASIPVAPVNYPRSSSPYLADLLDLDVTQDDYSPPEPSIPPPAPPSFLLNSSLADAAVAALSSSSPPRSLELDSPDVGSAVALFDYQSSHSGDLNFKEGDRIVLISQVNDEWYRGSIGSSEGMFPASFVRVDVPLERKSTTSNRAVALYAFTAETDQDLSLKEGDIVRVIESVGNGWLFGEDLSGRRGQFPESFVRLEH encoded by the exons TACTAGGGCACCCCCCAGACCAGCTGCAGAACCCAAGAAGAAAATGGCTCCACCAAGGCCCCCGCCACCCAAGGCCAGTGCTCAGCTGAAGGCAGTGCAGAGTGCTGTTGTTTTTGCTGGAATGATTTCACAGCCCAAGAAACAAAATCAGGCTCTGCTGACTTCATCGGTGACGGCACCAGATCTCCTAATCAATTGGGATTCACCGCCGACATCACCAACTCCTGGCCGATCATCCAGCGATGGTCTAAGTCTCAAGAGCTTCGGGTCAGACAGCAGCGGCACACATGGCGCATTCAGCACGATGACTCGGAGCGAAAGTGGTTTTGAGAGTGAACCCGACGCATGGAGTGAAACAGCTGTCACTACGGCCGCACCCGCCAAAAATG AGAACTTGAAACCATTTACCATGCCCACAATAATCCGGCCGAATCGATCCAGACCGCATCCTCCGGCCATCAAATCGTCGACCCATCTGCAGGTTTTGGAAAAGATTGCCTCCATTCCAGTTGCGCCCGTCAACTATCCGCGATCGTCTTCGCCTTACTTGGCCGATTTGCTCGATTTGGACGTCACGCAGGACGACTATTCGCCCCCAGAGCCTTCCATTCCGCCACCAGCTCCGCCTTCCTTTCTGTTGAATTCATCTCTTGCCGACGCTGCTGTTGCCGCCCTTTCCTCTTCGTCGCCTCCGCGCTCCCTTGAACTGGACTCGCCCGATGTTGGATCGGCCGTGGCTCTCTTTGATTACCAGAGTTCTCACTCTGGGGATCTTAACTTTAAG GAAGGGGACAGGATCGTCTTGATATCTCAAGTGAACGATGAATGGTACAGAGGGTCTATCGGTTCTTCGGAAGGAATGTTTCCAGCAAGTTTCGTTCGCGTCGACGTCCCGTTGGAGCGCAAGTCGACCACTTCAAATCGAGCAGTGGCCTTGTACGCCTTTACAGCCGAAACCGATCAGGATTTGAGTTTAAAG GAAGGTGACATTGTTCGAGTGATTGAATCCGTTGGCAACGGCTGGCTTTTTGGAGAGGATTTGTCCGGTCGGCGAGGTCAATTTCCCGAATCTTTTGTCCGCCTAGAGCACTGA